A single window of Venturia canescens isolate UGA chromosome 3, ASM1945775v1, whole genome shotgun sequence DNA harbors:
- the Wdr24 gene encoding GATOR complex protein WDR24 isoform X2 translates to MKPNEKIYRSMTKWRLIQKAHRSSSTLLYRITMQLIILIVIHNLNDNENLLLNKRHLEEKKNKHQYFDTQRNIMSSKTVFITQEGPANALALNKDNTQVVIAGRNVFKIFTLLEDKFEEVCNLRVGKNLNLNFSCNDVAWNLNDDHVLATAATNGAVVLWNLNRPSRSKQEHVFVDHKRTVNKVSFHMTEPMWLISGSQDGNMKCFDLRIKEATKTFYSNTESVRDVQFSPHQPYTFAAVSENGHVQQWDLRRPDRYFQHFTAHSGPIFACDWHPEMSWLATASRDKTIKIWDLSVKPTCEYTINTIASVGRIKWRPQRKYHIASCALVVDCSINVWDIRRPYIPFASFNEHKDVPTGVAWRGDPQSFLSTSRDCTLYHHVFKDATRPATKANPQAIAFNPNGDIAFACKVNVNAPTAVKQLSNIMRKTPASNDTFCMASSIMHRFTPTAPREPKWFKICAEEYLLSGKLDDICDHNAAVASSCGRNTISTVWKIIKTLYINPLGNILKTPPVVTKEEPPIVMSMNQMTLGSKVDPTNTGHENDVKSLQGEGPGGVSGGDDETETDETPENQNSVGPILPGHKRQPKGDFVFGDSDLEPMMEYTTGYVHNMMDNDNDWTLPKEAFPLRHEIQDRSPPPEQFPNHSPEINDDAGSVTVEDQPCQLVVTSVPKPLFWDPTHLIEEALRHHAEMGDIQTTVTILIALGEKRNNLKIEKEVQEHWLLEYIDLLGRYKLYEVITQIIQLAWIPSISQMNQQSTTIHLSCTACSKPLQRSAWYCDRCHSSKHALCSICHQVVRGVYAWCQGCMHGGHVIHMREWFSANRQCPTGCGHMCEYT, encoded by the exons atgaaaccaaatgaaaaaatttaccgGAGTATGACAAAGTGGCGGTTAATTCAAAAAGCCCATCGTTCATCATCGACCCTCCTATACCGCATAACGATGCAGCTGATCA TCCTTATCGTTATACATAACCTCAACGACAATGAGAATCTGTTGTTAAACAAACGACAcctcgaagagaaaaaaaacaaacatcaaTATTTTGATACACAAAGGAATATTATGTCGTCGAAAACCGTATTCATCACTCAAGAAGGGCCAGCTAATGCTCTAGCTCTCAACAAGGACAACACTCAAGTCGTTATTGCCGGCCGAAATG TTTTCAAGATATTCACATTGCTGGAAGACAAATTTGAGGAGGTGTGTAATCTTAGAGTTGGCAAAAATTTGAACCTCAATTTTTCCTGCAATGATGTCGCTTGGAATCTCAATGACG ATCATGTACTGGCAACTGCGGCAACTAACGGCGCTGTTGTTTTATGGAATCTTAACAGACCCTCCAGATCCAAGCAAGAACATGTTTTTGTTGACCACAAAAGAACTGTTAATAAAGTTAGTTTTCATATGACTGAGCCCATGTGGCTCATCTCAGGCTCACAGGATGGCAATATGAAATGTTTTGATTTGAGGATCAAAGAAGcaacaaaaacattttacag taATACAGAGTCCGTTCGAGACGTGCAATTTTCGCCTCATCAGCCATACACTTTTGCTGCCGTTTCTGAGAATGGTCACGTCCAACAGTGGGATTTACGGCGACCAGatcgttattttcaacatttcacaGCGCACAGTGGTCCGATATTCGCGTGTGATTGGCATCCGGAAATGTCGTGGTTGGCGACAGCATCTCGTGATAAAACgataaag ATTTGGGATTTGTCTGTGAAACCTACGTGCGAATATACGATAAATACAATCGCCTCAGTCGGCAGAATAAAATGGAGGCCGCAGAGAAAATATCATATTGCGAGTTGCGCCCTCGTCGTCGATTGCAGCATAAATGTTTGGGACATACGAAGACCTTACATACCTTTTGCCAGTTTCAACGAACACAAAGATGTCCCTACAGGAGTTGCATGGCGCGGTGATCCCCAATCTTTTTTGTCAACGAGCAGA GATTGCACACTTTACCATCACGTATTCAAAGACGCAACGAGACCCGCGACCAAAGCAAATCCACAGGCGATTGCTTTTAATCCGAACGGAGACATCGCATTTGCCTGCAAAGTCAACGTCAACGCTCCTACCGCGGTCAAGCAATTGTCCAATATCATGAG GAAAACTCCGGCTAGTAACGACACATTTTGCATGGCATCGAGCATAATGCACAGATTTACGCCGACCGCACCGCGAGAACCAAAATGGTTTAAAATCTGTGCCGAAGAATACTTATTGAGTGGGAAACTGGATGATATTTGCGATCACAATGCAGCTGTAGCGAGTTCCTGTGGACGAAATACT ATAAGTACAGTgtggaaaattataaaaacgcTATATATAAATCCGCTTGGTAACATTTTGAAAACGCCACCTGTGGTCACGAAAGAAGAGCCTCCAATCGTCATGAGTATGAACCAAATGACACTGGGATCGAAGGTGGACCCAACGAACACAG gGCATGAAAACGATGTGAAATCCCTTCAGGGTGAGGGGCCAGGCGGAGTTAGCGGCGGCGACGATGAGACTGAAACCGATGAAACCCCGGAGAACCAGAATTCCGTTGGGCCCATTTTACCTGG TCACAAAAGGCAGCCGAAAGGTGATTTTGTTTTCGGCGATAGTGACCTTGAGCCGATGATGGAATATACAACGGGATACGTCCACAACATGATGGATAACGACAACGATTGGACGTTGCCGAAAGAAGCATTTCCGCTTCGTCACGAGATTCAAGACAGATCGCCGCCACCCGAGCAGTTTCCAAATCACTCACCCGAAATAAATGACGATGCCGGTTCGGTGACGGTCGAGGATCAGCCTTGTCAATTAGTAGTAACTTCTGTGCCTAAACCACTTTTTTGGGATCCTACGCATTTGATCGAAGAAGCTTTGAGACATCACGCCGAAATGGGAGACATTCAAACTACGGTAACTATCCTCATCGcactcggagaaaaaagaaataatctcAAAATCGAAAAAGAAGTTCAGGAACATTGGCTTCTCGAATATATCGATTTGCTGGGACGGTACAAACTTTACGAAGTTATTACGCAG aTTATACAATTAGCTTGGATTCCCTCGATATCACAAATGAATCAACAATCAACGACAATCCATTTGTCCTGCACAGCTTGTTCGAAACCTCTCCAACGCTCGGCATGGTACTGCGATCGGTGCCATAGTTCGAAACATGCTCTCTGTTCGATATGTCATCAG GTTGTCCGAGGAGTTTATGCTTGGTGTCAAGGCTGCATGCACGGTGGCCATGTAATCCACATGCGCGAATGGTTCAGTGCAAATCGTCAATGTCCAACAGGATGTGGCCACATGTGCGAATACACGTAA
- the Wdr24 gene encoding GATOR complex protein WDR24 isoform X1: MKPNEKIYRSMTKWRLIQKAHRSSSTLLYRITMQLIILIVIHNLNDNENLLLNKRHLEEKKNKHQYFDTQRNIMSSKTVFITQEGPANALALNKDNTQVVIAGRNVFKIFTLLEDKFEEVCNLRVGKNLNLNFSCNDVAWNLNDDHVLATAATNGAVVLWNLNRPSRSKQEHVFVDHKRTVNKVSFHMTEPMWLISGSQDGNMKCFDLRIKEATKTFYSNTESVRDVQFSPHQPYTFAAVSENGHVQQWDLRRPDRYFQHFTAHSGPIFACDWHPEMSWLATASRDKTIKIWDLSVKPTCEYTINTIASVGRIKWRPQRKYHIASCALVVDCSINVWDIRRPYIPFASFNEHKDVPTGVAWRGDPQSFLSTSRDCTLYHHVFKDATRPATKANPQAIAFNPNGDIAFACKVNVNAPTAVKQLSNIMRKTPASNDTFCMASSIMHRFTPTAPREPKWFKICAEEYLLSGKLDDICDHNAAVASSCGRNTISTVWKIIKTLYINPLGNILKTPPVVTKEEPPIVMSMNQMTLGSKVDPTNTGHENDVKSLQGEGPGGVSGGDDETETDETPENQNSVGPILPGRLLNSHKRQPKGDFVFGDSDLEPMMEYTTGYVHNMMDNDNDWTLPKEAFPLRHEIQDRSPPPEQFPNHSPEINDDAGSVTVEDQPCQLVVTSVPKPLFWDPTHLIEEALRHHAEMGDIQTTVTILIALGEKRNNLKIEKEVQEHWLLEYIDLLGRYKLYEVITQIIQLAWIPSISQMNQQSTTIHLSCTACSKPLQRSAWYCDRCHSSKHALCSICHQVVRGVYAWCQGCMHGGHVIHMREWFSANRQCPTGCGHMCEYT, encoded by the exons atgaaaccaaatgaaaaaatttaccgGAGTATGACAAAGTGGCGGTTAATTCAAAAAGCCCATCGTTCATCATCGACCCTCCTATACCGCATAACGATGCAGCTGATCA TCCTTATCGTTATACATAACCTCAACGACAATGAGAATCTGTTGTTAAACAAACGACAcctcgaagagaaaaaaaacaaacatcaaTATTTTGATACACAAAGGAATATTATGTCGTCGAAAACCGTATTCATCACTCAAGAAGGGCCAGCTAATGCTCTAGCTCTCAACAAGGACAACACTCAAGTCGTTATTGCCGGCCGAAATG TTTTCAAGATATTCACATTGCTGGAAGACAAATTTGAGGAGGTGTGTAATCTTAGAGTTGGCAAAAATTTGAACCTCAATTTTTCCTGCAATGATGTCGCTTGGAATCTCAATGACG ATCATGTACTGGCAACTGCGGCAACTAACGGCGCTGTTGTTTTATGGAATCTTAACAGACCCTCCAGATCCAAGCAAGAACATGTTTTTGTTGACCACAAAAGAACTGTTAATAAAGTTAGTTTTCATATGACTGAGCCCATGTGGCTCATCTCAGGCTCACAGGATGGCAATATGAAATGTTTTGATTTGAGGATCAAAGAAGcaacaaaaacattttacag taATACAGAGTCCGTTCGAGACGTGCAATTTTCGCCTCATCAGCCATACACTTTTGCTGCCGTTTCTGAGAATGGTCACGTCCAACAGTGGGATTTACGGCGACCAGatcgttattttcaacatttcacaGCGCACAGTGGTCCGATATTCGCGTGTGATTGGCATCCGGAAATGTCGTGGTTGGCGACAGCATCTCGTGATAAAACgataaag ATTTGGGATTTGTCTGTGAAACCTACGTGCGAATATACGATAAATACAATCGCCTCAGTCGGCAGAATAAAATGGAGGCCGCAGAGAAAATATCATATTGCGAGTTGCGCCCTCGTCGTCGATTGCAGCATAAATGTTTGGGACATACGAAGACCTTACATACCTTTTGCCAGTTTCAACGAACACAAAGATGTCCCTACAGGAGTTGCATGGCGCGGTGATCCCCAATCTTTTTTGTCAACGAGCAGA GATTGCACACTTTACCATCACGTATTCAAAGACGCAACGAGACCCGCGACCAAAGCAAATCCACAGGCGATTGCTTTTAATCCGAACGGAGACATCGCATTTGCCTGCAAAGTCAACGTCAACGCTCCTACCGCGGTCAAGCAATTGTCCAATATCATGAG GAAAACTCCGGCTAGTAACGACACATTTTGCATGGCATCGAGCATAATGCACAGATTTACGCCGACCGCACCGCGAGAACCAAAATGGTTTAAAATCTGTGCCGAAGAATACTTATTGAGTGGGAAACTGGATGATATTTGCGATCACAATGCAGCTGTAGCGAGTTCCTGTGGACGAAATACT ATAAGTACAGTgtggaaaattataaaaacgcTATATATAAATCCGCTTGGTAACATTTTGAAAACGCCACCTGTGGTCACGAAAGAAGAGCCTCCAATCGTCATGAGTATGAACCAAATGACACTGGGATCGAAGGTGGACCCAACGAACACAG gGCATGAAAACGATGTGAAATCCCTTCAGGGTGAGGGGCCAGGCGGAGTTAGCGGCGGCGACGATGAGACTGAAACCGATGAAACCCCGGAGAACCAGAATTCCGTTGGGCCCATTTTACCTGG GCGGCTGCTGAACAGTCACAAAAGGCAGCCGAAAGGTGATTTTGTTTTCGGCGATAGTGACCTTGAGCCGATGATGGAATATACAACGGGATACGTCCACAACATGATGGATAACGACAACGATTGGACGTTGCCGAAAGAAGCATTTCCGCTTCGTCACGAGATTCAAGACAGATCGCCGCCACCCGAGCAGTTTCCAAATCACTCACCCGAAATAAATGACGATGCCGGTTCGGTGACGGTCGAGGATCAGCCTTGTCAATTAGTAGTAACTTCTGTGCCTAAACCACTTTTTTGGGATCCTACGCATTTGATCGAAGAAGCTTTGAGACATCACGCCGAAATGGGAGACATTCAAACTACGGTAACTATCCTCATCGcactcggagaaaaaagaaataatctcAAAATCGAAAAAGAAGTTCAGGAACATTGGCTTCTCGAATATATCGATTTGCTGGGACGGTACAAACTTTACGAAGTTATTACGCAG aTTATACAATTAGCTTGGATTCCCTCGATATCACAAATGAATCAACAATCAACGACAATCCATTTGTCCTGCACAGCTTGTTCGAAACCTCTCCAACGCTCGGCATGGTACTGCGATCGGTGCCATAGTTCGAAACATGCTCTCTGTTCGATATGTCATCAG GTTGTCCGAGGAGTTTATGCTTGGTGTCAAGGCTGCATGCACGGTGGCCATGTAATCCACATGCGCGAATGGTTCAGTGCAAATCGTCAATGTCCAACAGGATGTGGCCACATGTGCGAATACACGTAA
- the Wdr24 gene encoding GATOR complex protein WDR24 isoform X3 — MVFKIFTLLEDKFEEVCNLRVGKNLNLNFSCNDVAWNLNDDHVLATAATNGAVVLWNLNRPSRSKQEHVFVDHKRTVNKVSFHMTEPMWLISGSQDGNMKCFDLRIKEATKTFYSNTESVRDVQFSPHQPYTFAAVSENGHVQQWDLRRPDRYFQHFTAHSGPIFACDWHPEMSWLATASRDKTIKIWDLSVKPTCEYTINTIASVGRIKWRPQRKYHIASCALVVDCSINVWDIRRPYIPFASFNEHKDVPTGVAWRGDPQSFLSTSRDCTLYHHVFKDATRPATKANPQAIAFNPNGDIAFACKVNVNAPTAVKQLSNIMRKTPASNDTFCMASSIMHRFTPTAPREPKWFKICAEEYLLSGKLDDICDHNAAVASSCGRNTISTVWKIIKTLYINPLGNILKTPPVVTKEEPPIVMSMNQMTLGSKVDPTNTGHENDVKSLQGEGPGGVSGGDDETETDETPENQNSVGPILPGRLLNSHKRQPKGDFVFGDSDLEPMMEYTTGYVHNMMDNDNDWTLPKEAFPLRHEIQDRSPPPEQFPNHSPEINDDAGSVTVEDQPCQLVVTSVPKPLFWDPTHLIEEALRHHAEMGDIQTTVTILIALGEKRNNLKIEKEVQEHWLLEYIDLLGRYKLYEVITQIIQLAWIPSISQMNQQSTTIHLSCTACSKPLQRSAWYCDRCHSSKHALCSICHQVVRGVYAWCQGCMHGGHVIHMREWFSANRQCPTGCGHMCEYT; from the exons atgg TTTTCAAGATATTCACATTGCTGGAAGACAAATTTGAGGAGGTGTGTAATCTTAGAGTTGGCAAAAATTTGAACCTCAATTTTTCCTGCAATGATGTCGCTTGGAATCTCAATGACG ATCATGTACTGGCAACTGCGGCAACTAACGGCGCTGTTGTTTTATGGAATCTTAACAGACCCTCCAGATCCAAGCAAGAACATGTTTTTGTTGACCACAAAAGAACTGTTAATAAAGTTAGTTTTCATATGACTGAGCCCATGTGGCTCATCTCAGGCTCACAGGATGGCAATATGAAATGTTTTGATTTGAGGATCAAAGAAGcaacaaaaacattttacag taATACAGAGTCCGTTCGAGACGTGCAATTTTCGCCTCATCAGCCATACACTTTTGCTGCCGTTTCTGAGAATGGTCACGTCCAACAGTGGGATTTACGGCGACCAGatcgttattttcaacatttcacaGCGCACAGTGGTCCGATATTCGCGTGTGATTGGCATCCGGAAATGTCGTGGTTGGCGACAGCATCTCGTGATAAAACgataaag ATTTGGGATTTGTCTGTGAAACCTACGTGCGAATATACGATAAATACAATCGCCTCAGTCGGCAGAATAAAATGGAGGCCGCAGAGAAAATATCATATTGCGAGTTGCGCCCTCGTCGTCGATTGCAGCATAAATGTTTGGGACATACGAAGACCTTACATACCTTTTGCCAGTTTCAACGAACACAAAGATGTCCCTACAGGAGTTGCATGGCGCGGTGATCCCCAATCTTTTTTGTCAACGAGCAGA GATTGCACACTTTACCATCACGTATTCAAAGACGCAACGAGACCCGCGACCAAAGCAAATCCACAGGCGATTGCTTTTAATCCGAACGGAGACATCGCATTTGCCTGCAAAGTCAACGTCAACGCTCCTACCGCGGTCAAGCAATTGTCCAATATCATGAG GAAAACTCCGGCTAGTAACGACACATTTTGCATGGCATCGAGCATAATGCACAGATTTACGCCGACCGCACCGCGAGAACCAAAATGGTTTAAAATCTGTGCCGAAGAATACTTATTGAGTGGGAAACTGGATGATATTTGCGATCACAATGCAGCTGTAGCGAGTTCCTGTGGACGAAATACT ATAAGTACAGTgtggaaaattataaaaacgcTATATATAAATCCGCTTGGTAACATTTTGAAAACGCCACCTGTGGTCACGAAAGAAGAGCCTCCAATCGTCATGAGTATGAACCAAATGACACTGGGATCGAAGGTGGACCCAACGAACACAG gGCATGAAAACGATGTGAAATCCCTTCAGGGTGAGGGGCCAGGCGGAGTTAGCGGCGGCGACGATGAGACTGAAACCGATGAAACCCCGGAGAACCAGAATTCCGTTGGGCCCATTTTACCTGG GCGGCTGCTGAACAGTCACAAAAGGCAGCCGAAAGGTGATTTTGTTTTCGGCGATAGTGACCTTGAGCCGATGATGGAATATACAACGGGATACGTCCACAACATGATGGATAACGACAACGATTGGACGTTGCCGAAAGAAGCATTTCCGCTTCGTCACGAGATTCAAGACAGATCGCCGCCACCCGAGCAGTTTCCAAATCACTCACCCGAAATAAATGACGATGCCGGTTCGGTGACGGTCGAGGATCAGCCTTGTCAATTAGTAGTAACTTCTGTGCCTAAACCACTTTTTTGGGATCCTACGCATTTGATCGAAGAAGCTTTGAGACATCACGCCGAAATGGGAGACATTCAAACTACGGTAACTATCCTCATCGcactcggagaaaaaagaaataatctcAAAATCGAAAAAGAAGTTCAGGAACATTGGCTTCTCGAATATATCGATTTGCTGGGACGGTACAAACTTTACGAAGTTATTACGCAG aTTATACAATTAGCTTGGATTCCCTCGATATCACAAATGAATCAACAATCAACGACAATCCATTTGTCCTGCACAGCTTGTTCGAAACCTCTCCAACGCTCGGCATGGTACTGCGATCGGTGCCATAGTTCGAAACATGCTCTCTGTTCGATATGTCATCAG GTTGTCCGAGGAGTTTATGCTTGGTGTCAAGGCTGCATGCACGGTGGCCATGTAATCCACATGCGCGAATGGTTCAGTGCAAATCGTCAATGTCCAACAGGATGTGGCCACATGTGCGAATACACGTAA
- the Ripalpha gene encoding uncharacterized protein Ripalpha translates to MANIEKSPSLNTKLRTKDAANKIKHGSPKLQEVLRKRCRQRMKEKRGQLFDRRRPGLLMDTDENEVHNALTEIVRNELSQLATMDIKEKNALFLPEYDESLTEEEALELEKEILAEEEQWILLEYEKLQENEAEMLALFAEDCLREIVICPLCEKGCINESENELTCSSCNLRLPLKVRVEDFGKILRDRTNYHSSLCCGHPSFMLLPENNTLYLYLMCETCLTFVLII, encoded by the exons ATGGctaatatcgaaaaaagtccTTCGTTAAACACGAAATTACGAACAAAAGATGCTGCTAATAAAATTAAACACGGATCTCCGAAACTTCAAGAAGTTCTTCGAAAG AGATGTCGACAAAGAATGAAAGAGAAACGTGGTCAATTGTTTGATAGACGGAGACCAGGATTATTAATGGACACAGATGAAAATGAAGTACACAATGCGCTGACAGAAattgttcgaaatgaattgagTCAATTGGCAACAATGGACATAAAGGAGAAAAATGCATTGTTCCTACCTGAATATGACGAGTCATTGACAGAAGAGGAAGCGTTGGAGCTTGAGAAGGAAATTTTGGCTGAAGAAG AACAATGGATActtttggagtacgaaaagcTTCAAGAGAATGAAGCAGAAATGTTGGCACTATTTGCAGAAGATTGTCTGAGAGAAATAGTGATTTGTCCTTTATGCGAGAAAGGCTGTATAAACGAGAGCGAAAACGAGTTAACTTGTTCATCCTGTAATTTGCGTTTGCCTCTGAAAGTGAGAGTCgaagattttggaaaaatcCTACGAGACCGAACAAATTATCATTCGTCCCTTTGTTGCGGTCACCCATCGTTTATGTTGCTTCCTGAAAACAATACACTTTATTTGTATCTTATGTGCGAAACGTGTCTCACCTTCGTCTTAATTATTTAA
- the LOC122408141 gene encoding ras-related protein M-Ras-like: MTRPPNNDNLMTFKLVVVGDGGVGKSALTIQFFQKLFVTDYDPTIEDSYIQHTEVDKQWCILDVLDTAGQEEFSAMREQYMRKGDGFLLVYSVTDKQSYENIVNFYTQILRVKDRDVYPMLLVANKVDLVHLRKVTEEQGRELASRLSIPYIETSAKDPPLNVDAAFHEVVRIIRNQPPAELEKNRRKRRRSGKCNLF, translated from the exons ATGACGAGACCTCCTAACAATGACAACCTCATGACATTTAAGCTCGTCGTCGTTGGCGATGGAGGTGTCGGAAAGAGTGCTCTCACCatacaatttttccaaaaattatttGTCACCGATTATGATCCTACTATCGAGGACAGTTATATACAACATACAGAGGTCGATAAACAATGGTGCATTTTGGACG TCTTGGATACAGCGGGGCAAGAAGAATTCAGTGCGATGCGCGAGCAATACATGCGAAAAGGGGACGGATTTTTGCTCGTTTACTCAGTAACGGACAAACAATCGTACGAGAACATCGTTAATTTTTACACTCAAATTTTGCGAGTCAAGGACAGGGATGTTTATCCTATGCTTCTGGTGGCGAACAAAGTGGATCTTGTACATTTGAGAAAAGTTACCGAGGAACAGGGGCGTGAATTAGCGAGTCGTTTGAGCATTCCTTACATCGAAACTTCTGCCAAAGATCCGCCCTTGAACGTTGACGCAGCGTTTCACGAG GTTGTACGTATAATACGAAACCAGCCACCGGCTGAATTGGAAAAGAATCGTCGCAAGCGAAGGCGTTCAGGAAAGTGCAATCTTTTCTAA
- the LOC122408137 gene encoding poly(ADP-ribose) glycohydrolase-like codes for MSPWSTLVAICTIFVQSATVASDYGGGRWKWYEQHPPIVGSKDHTVLFKLPLSEQGILEPWPSYTNRWERWDDDHVKMPYSSQSKYFYANRGIKRLKPHRRWEVIKEKLRQNIRSFDDFERAVSSYNHGFAKHWHFKALQRYFDKVATKEVTDDFFRRLLPKVIDLALNLPKLITAPIPLLVKNKYHAISLTQLQIASLLANAFLCTFPMEGRNKSYTSINFDRLFSAYDRKRPERSTCVMEKFKFILHYFDRVTSADPTGTITIQRRYKPEKYHTKWWEQHEKLASIEIWDRGTMEIEGANMLQVDFANKKVGGGVLSYGCVQEEMKYVIYPELIVTRLITEALGDDEALVVSGIERYSDHKGFRGSFTWTGNHVDATPRDSSRRRATFLVAIDALNFDQSPDVQFDRRKILRELNKAYVGFESKNTKNLPPIATGNWGGGAFKGNPKLKFLLQWMAATVADRPMVYFTFGDRKLRDDVTKVYNYVIDQKMTVDHLYSLLTEKQNRRWRVAQRQNLYRLIHET; via the exons ATGTCTCCTTGGTCGACACTTGTCGCGATCTGCACAATTTTCGTGCAGAGCGCAACGGTTGCTTCCGACTACG GAGGCGGGAGATGGAAATGGTACGAACAGCATCCTCCAATCGTTGGCTCCAAAGATCACACTGTTTTGTTTAAG CTCCCCTTGTCTGAACAAGGGATTTTGGAACCTTGGCCTTCTTACACCAATCGATGGGAACGATGGGACGACGATCATGTTAAAATGCCTTATTCGTCTCAAAGCAAGTACTTCTACGCAAATCGGGGTATAAAACGTCTCAAACCACATCGCAGATGGGAAGTGATAAAGGAAAAATTGCGGCAAAACATTCGTTCGTTCGATGATTTTGAGCGAGCCGTTTCCTCCTACAATCATGGATTCGCCAAGCACTGGCACTTCAAGGCCCTCCAACGTTATTTCGATAAG GTCGCGACAAAAGAAGTAACTGACGACTTTTTCAGGAGGTTGTTACCCAAAGTTATTGATCTAGCGCTCAACTTGCCGAAACTGATAACAGCTCCCATTCCTCTTTTGGTGAAAAACAAATATCACGCCATAAGCTTGACTCAACTGCAAATTGCTTCGCTGCTTGCTAATGCGTTCCTTTGCACGTTCCCAATGGAGGGACGAAACAAGTCCTATACTAGCATCAATTTTGACAG GCTGTTCTCGGCTTACGACAGAAAGAGACCAGAAAGATCCACATGCGTcatggaaaaattcaaatttatccTCCATTATTTCGATCGCGTAACCTCTGCAG ATCCGACAGGTACAATTACGATTCAACGGCGGTACAAACCCGAAAAATATCATACAAAGTGGTGGGAGCAGCATGAAAAACTTGCTTCGATTGAAATATGGGACAGAGGTACGATGGAGATTGAGGGTGCAAACATGCTGCAAGTGGATTTCGCCAACAA AAAAGTGGGAGGCGGTGTTCTCAGCTATGGTTGCGTTCAAGAGGAAATGAAGTACGTAATTTACCCAGAACTTATAGTTACGAGACTCATTACCGAAGCCCTTGGCGACGACGAAGCTCTCGTTGTCAGTGGTATTGAGCGTTACAGTGATCACAAGGGCTTCAGGGGCTCATTCACTTGGACGGGAAACCACGTCGACGCAACGCCTCGTGACAGTAGCCGCAGAAGGGCGACTTTCCTCGTTGCCATAGACGCTCTTAATTTTGATCAGTCGCCGGATGTTCAGTTTGACAGAAGGAAAATTCTTCGGGAACTCAACAAG GCGTACGTGGGATTCGAATCGAAGAATACGAAGAATCTGCCGCCGATAGCAACCGGGAATTGGGGTGGGGGCGCTTTCAAAGGAAAtccaaaattgaaatttttactgCAATGGATGGCAGCCACGGTCGCGGACCGTCCGATGGTTTACTTCACGTTTGGTGATCGAAAATTGCGGGACGATGTCACCAAAGTGTACAACTATGTAATTGACCAGAAAATGACTGTGG atcatttatATTCGTTGTTAACGGAAAAACAGAATCGTCGTTGGCGAGTCGCTCAGCGTCAGAATCTCTACCGACTGATACATGAAACCTAA